The stretch of DNA TTCTTCATAATTTCCCTTGCTGCTATGACGGCATGCGCCAATGATTCTTCTAATGATGCCGCAGAGGAAACGGAATCCGAGACTGCTTCTGGCCAAGCAAACCATGACTCTGCTCCCGCGCAGGAAACAGGAGAGGATTCAAAAGGAGAAAAGAATTCAAGCTCCAGCGATGCAAACAGCAGAGCTGAAGAAGAAAACGGAGAAGATCATCAGCCTCCAAGTCCTTCCCAAGATTCGTCAGATAGTGACGCAAATCGCCCTGCAGCTAAAGATACAAATGAAAACAAGCCACAAACCCAAAGCCCTTCAAATGAAAAAAAAGACCCGACAACCTCTTCAAACAGCGATAAACAGAAAAGCGTTCACATCAAAAGCGGCGACGAGGCGATTGCCTATTTAAAAGAAAAATTAACACTGCAGGATAATCAAGATATCGTATTTGATGATATGGACGGTTCCTTAAAAACAGACGAATCCGGTTCCTACTACACGATTATTCTTACCTCTAAATCCATAAAAGAAGCTGGCGGTTCAGGAACAGTGGGGATCTATAAAGTGTATCAAAATGGCCATTATACATTAGGCAAGTAACCTGTTTCCACATTGTCAAAGAATCGTTCCATAAGCTTCTAACATAATCGAGCTGGAGAAAAGCGCTTTATGTTTCTCCAGCTCTTTTGCCCTTCCTTCAGTTTCCCCTTGAAAGAAAAGGTTGAATCTCAACTTCTGGCAATAGATGGAAGACTATTGCCGCACTCTTTTGTGAATCGTATGCATCGTTGCTTTTTCATGCTTTCCTCTCTTATTTTTACTATAATTTTTTAGTTAAAGGTTGTTTATTGGATGAGTGGCGTTTCTTTCTAAATTGAACAGCTGATCAGCTGAAATAAATTCAGAAGGGAATGTATGGAACAATGAAAACATCACAAAGAGGCGTCAATTTAATTAAAGAATTCGAGGGTTTGCGACTTACAGCTTATTATGATTCGGTAGGAGTTCTTACAATCGGGTATGGTCATACGAATAACACGGCTTCAGCAGATAAATATCCTGTTTATCCTGGTCAAACCATTACCGCGTCAAAAGCGGAAGAAATTTTAAAGGCTGACTTAATCACTTATGAAAATGCAGTAAACAGCTATGTAACGTACCCAATTAACCAAAATCAGTTTGACGCTTTAGTTTCATTCTCTTTTAACCTTGGAACCGGCGCTTTAAGAACCAGTACGCTGCTGGCAAAATTAAATGCTGGTGATGTGCAAGGGGCTGCGGATGAATTTGATCGCTGGGTGTATGCTGGCGGACAAATTCTAGCTGGTTTAGTCAGACGAAGAGCGGCAGAAAAAGCATTGTTTTTAGAAGGCACAATCAGCGACGTTCCGGATGGTGGTTCAGGATCGGCTGGCGATACTTACATCGTTCAATCCGGCGACACACTCAGCCATATTGCGCTGAAATTCGATGTGACCGTCACACAGCTTAAACAATGGAATCACCTGAATTCCGACCTCATCCGTATCGGTCAAGTGCTGATCGTCAAAGAGCCGGATGGCGGAGATTCCGGCGGCGGTTCATCCGCCGACACTTACGTCGTTCAGTCCGGCGACACACTCAGCCATATTGCGCTGAAATTCGATGTG from Bacillus xiapuensis encodes:
- a CDS encoding LysM peptidoglycan-binding domain-containing protein, which translates into the protein MKTSQRGVNLIKEFEGLRLTAYYDSVGVLTIGYGHTNNTASADKYPVYPGQTITASKAEEILKADLITYENAVNSYVTYPINQNQFDALVSFSFNLGTGALRTSTLLAKLNAGDVQGAADEFDRWVYAGGQILAGLVRRRAAEKALFLEGTISDVPDGGSGSAGDTYIVQSGDTLSHIALKFDVTVTQLKQWNHLNSDLIRIGQVLIVKEPDGGDSGGGSSADTYVVQSGDTLSHIALKFDVTVTQLKQWNHLNSDLIRIGQVLIVKEPDGGDSGGGSSADTYVVQSGDTLSHIALKFDVTVTQLKQWNHLNSDLIRIGQVLIVKEPDGGGSSAKTYVVQSGDTLSEIAVLFNTTVSKLQSLNKISDPSKIYVGQVLIIG